The following are encoded in a window of Dysidea avara chromosome 4, odDysAvar1.4, whole genome shotgun sequence genomic DNA:
- the LOC136254221 gene encoding TNF receptor-associated factor 3-like — MAEIDDPSISAVPTPTDCGGYNYQYVESPPDQLVCNICQFPSRDPHLSVCCGQEFCKSCLDGSRKATNSTACSVCQNEEFVTFPNKQADREIKSLRVLCNNKESGCKWQGELSDINNHLGNSNGCQFEDVKCSNECGKMLQRQYLTSHVETEYPHCKIDCQYCHVTGEHQFIEGEHKEQCFKFPLLCPNKCHIGSVPREDMEAHRKECPLEMVQCEYHNVGCEERMMRKEMEKHKEEKLKDHLSLTKSKLADVTQQVEDAQQKLASTQLKLADSESKLADVTQQVEGNHTTQQALVSTQLTLADSESKLAQQVKDIQQELASTQLKLADSESKLAQQVKDTQQELASTQLKLADSESKLVQQVKDIQQELASTQLKLADSESKLAQQVKDTQQELASAQLKLADSEDRLRQQLALVTLGTNYHLASQVNTLMVVLHHSAVTKGHASYTNSTTSVVSAAQWWTVLMARAAVLKSHDQVCPVTLHIGFDGIKRLNYIQRYSDPFFSHDKGYKMCLQVDTVRSNTHLSLYLHLMKGPHDDKLTWPVRGKFEVKMLNQISDCKHYSLVIVYGDCIKDDYAAGRVKHGNKARGWGYTKFISKEDLRKFTPTCQYLKDDCIFLQVSKLYI; from the exons ATGGCTGAAATTG ATGACCCGAGCATATCAGCTGTTCCCACTCCAACTGACTGTGGTGGATATAACTACCAATATGTGGAGAGCCCCCCAGATCAGCTTGTGTGCAACATTTGTCAGTTCCCGAGTCGAGATCCTCACTTGAGTGTGTGTTGTGGACAGGAATTCTGCAAATCTTGTCTAGATGGTTCCAGGAAAGCTACCAATTCCACTGCTTGTTCAGTTTGTCAAAATGAAGAATTTGTTACATTTCCCAACAAACAAGCTGATAGAGAGATTAAGAGTCTTCGGGTGTTGTGTAATAACAAAGAGAGTGGTTGTAAGTGGCAGGGTGAACTGAGTGACATCAACAATCACCTTGGAAACAGTAATGGTTGTCAGTTTGAGGACGTGaagtgttccaatgagtgtgggaAGATGTTACAACGACAATATCTGACCAGTCATGTTGAGACTGAGTATCCACATTGCAAGATTGACTGTCAGTACTGCCATGTTACAGGAGAACATCAATTTATTGAGGGAGAACACAAGGAGCAGTGTTTCAAGTTTCCCCTACTTTGTCCTAACAAGTGTCACATAGGGAGTGTCCCTCGTGAAGACATGGAAGCACACAGGAAGGAGTGTCCTCTTGAGATGGTTCAGTGTGAGTATCACAATGTGGGGTGTGAGGAGAGGATGATGCGTAAGGAAATGGAGAAACACAAGGAGGAAAAGTTGAAAGACCATCTGTCATTAACAAAATCTAAACTTGCTGATGTTACACAACAAGTAGAGGATGCTCAACAGAAGCTAGCTAGTACACAACTAAAACTAGCTGATTCTGAATCTAAACTTGCTGATGTTACACAACAAGTAGAGGGTAATCATACTACTCAACAAGCGCTGGTTAGTACACAACTAACACTAGCTGATTCTGAATCTAAACTTGCACAACAAGTAAAGGATATTCAGCAAGAGCTAGCTAGTACACAACTAAAACTAGCTGATTCTGAATCTAAACTTGCACAACAAGTAAAGGATACTCAACAAGAGCTAGCTAGTACACAACTAAAACTAGCTGATTCTGAATCTAAACTTGTACAACAAGTAAAGGATATTCAGCAAGAGCTAGCTAGTACACAACTAAAACTAGCTGATTCTGAATCTAAACTTGCACAACAAGTAAAGGATACTCAACAAGAGCTAGCTAgtgcacaactaaaactagcTGATTCTGAAGATAGATTAAGACAGCAGTTGGCATTAGTTACATTGGGGACTAATTATCACCTTGCTAGTCAGGTCAATACATTGATGGTTGTACTACATCATTCAGCAGTTACCAAGGGACATGCCAGCTACACTAATAGTACCACATCAGTTGTTTCAGCTGCACAGTGGTGGACAGTATTAATGGCTAGGGCAGCAGTTTTGAAGTCACATGATCAAGTCTGTCCTGTAACTCTACACATTGGATTTGATGGTATAAAGAGGCTAAATTATATTCAACGGTACAGTGACCCTTTCTTCTCTCATGATAAGGGATACAAAATGTGTCTGCAGGTTGATACTGTTCGTAGTAATACTCACCTGTCATTGTACTTGCACCTCATGAAGGGTCCTCATGATGATAAGCTAACATGGCCAGTGAGGGGAAAGTTTGAAGTGAAAATGTTGAACCAGATCAGTGACTGTAAGCATTATTCATTGGTGATAGTCTATGGCGATTGTATCAAAGACGATTATGCTGCTGGTAGAGTCAAACATGGTAACAAGGCTAGAGGTTGGGGATATACAAAGTTCATTTCCAAAGAAGACCTCCGAAAGTTCACTCCAACATGTCAGTACCTCAAAGATGATTGTATCTTCCTCCAAGTTAGTAAGCTGTACATTTAA